Proteins from a single region of Mucilaginibacter daejeonensis:
- a CDS encoding efflux RND transporter periplasmic adaptor subunit, with protein sequence MKPLALILATALLYGCAEKPAQQQAAAPQALPVTEIHTDTATTYQEYPASVEGAVNVEIRPQVSGTLDRVYADEGAFVKAGTPLFKINDNPYRQALNNAKASLHAAEGALSNAKLEVEKLTPLVQNKVVSDYQLKAAKAAQEIAQGNVEQARAQVGTAQINLGYTTIKAPVSGYIGRLLKKQGSLVGPADAQALTQLSDVHDVHVYFSLGENDFIGFKDHYAGNTLNDKIRHLPPVSLVMANQSVYARNGHIDMVDGQFDKTTGAITVRATFPNSEGLLRSGNTGKVRLSLKLNDVARVPQEATIEMQDKVFVFAVGDSNKVAKQPIIILGRSGSDYLVKDGVKNGQQIVLSGIDRLQEGTKIAPQKVADKSAAIAKN encoded by the coding sequence ATGAAACCCTTAGCATTGATCCTCGCCACGGCACTGCTGTATGGTTGTGCCGAAAAGCCGGCGCAACAGCAGGCCGCAGCGCCACAAGCGCTTCCTGTAACGGAGATACATACTGATACCGCTACCACTTACCAAGAATACCCTGCATCGGTTGAAGGTGCCGTTAACGTGGAGATACGTCCGCAGGTATCAGGTACCCTTGATCGTGTTTATGCCGATGAAGGTGCTTTTGTAAAAGCAGGTACCCCATTGTTCAAGATCAACGATAACCCATACCGCCAGGCACTCAACAATGCCAAAGCCAGCCTGCATGCTGCCGAAGGCGCCCTGTCTAACGCCAAGCTGGAGGTAGAGAAACTGACCCCACTGGTGCAGAACAAGGTGGTATCTGACTACCAGCTTAAAGCTGCCAAGGCCGCCCAAGAGATCGCTCAGGGCAATGTAGAACAGGCCCGCGCACAGGTAGGTACCGCCCAGATCAACCTGGGGTACACCACCATCAAAGCACCGGTGAGTGGTTACATTGGCCGCCTGCTCAAAAAGCAAGGTAGCCTGGTTGGCCCGGCTGATGCGCAAGCCCTCACCCAACTATCTGACGTGCACGATGTGCATGTGTACTTCTCTTTAGGTGAGAACGACTTTATCGGCTTTAAAGATCACTACGCCGGCAATACGCTGAACGATAAGATCAGGCACCTGCCACCGGTATCATTGGTAATGGCTAACCAAAGTGTTTATGCCCGCAACGGCCACATCGATATGGTAGATGGCCAGTTCGACAAGACCACCGGCGCCATCACCGTGCGTGCTACTTTCCCTAACAGCGAAGGCCTGCTGCGCTCGGGTAATACCGGTAAAGTACGCCTGAGCCTGAAACTGAACGATGTGGCCCGCGTACCGCAGGAAGCCACCATCGAGATGCAGGACAAAGTATTCGTATTCGCAGTAGGCGATAGCAACAAAGTAGCCAAGCAACCGATCATCATATTAGGCAGAAGCGGCAGCGATTACCTGGTGAAGGACGGTGTGAAGAACGGTCAGCAGATCGTACTGAGCGGCATTGACCGCCTGCAGGAAGGCACCAAGATCGCGCCGCAAAAAGTGGCCGACAAGTCAGCAGCTATCGCTAAAAATTGA
- a CDS encoding efflux transporter outer membrane subunit, which translates to MKPYIITIAALLVLSACKVSKDVQLPDMQLQNTYRSATTADTASIVRLPWKSFFTETTLQNLIDSAITRNNDLQIAVRNIQEAQLTLSQAKLGNLPAVSLGASASINRPSNNSLNGLSLSNFLGSRHIEDYTTAVTVSWEADIWGKIRSRKAAALATYLQTEEARKAVQTQVVANISEGYYNLLMLDAQLGIARRNLQLNDSTLNIIKLQFNAGQVTSLAVQQAEAQQLAAARLIPQFEQDIAVQENALSILAGKLPAGIVRNSRLDAVPLSPSLSAGLPSALLSLRPDVRSAELAVARANANVGVNKAAMYPSFSITAQGGVNAFLASNWFTLPASLFGAVTGSLTQPLFQRKELRTRYEIAKVDRERSIIQFRQQVLVAVGEVSDALVRLDKLNQQQTIAANRAKTLRQATGNAGLLFKNGMANYLEVITAQSNVLQSELELASIKKAQLDATVDLYRSVGGGWR; encoded by the coding sequence ATGAAACCATACATAATTACCATTGCAGCGCTGCTGGTGTTGAGCGCCTGTAAGGTATCAAAGGATGTGCAGCTGCCCGATATGCAGTTGCAGAACACCTACCGCTCGGCCACCACGGCCGACACCGCCTCTATCGTGCGCCTGCCATGGAAAAGTTTCTTTACCGAAACTACCCTACAGAACCTGATCGATAGTGCGATCACCCGCAACAACGATCTGCAGATCGCGGTGAGGAACATACAAGAGGCACAACTGACCTTGAGCCAAGCCAAACTGGGTAACCTGCCGGCCGTAAGCCTGGGTGCCAGTGCCTCGATCAACCGCCCATCGAACAACAGTTTGAACGGATTAAGCCTGAGCAACTTTTTAGGCAGCAGGCATATTGAAGATTATACCACTGCGGTCACCGTATCATGGGAGGCCGATATTTGGGGCAAGATCCGCAGCCGTAAGGCCGCGGCCCTGGCCACTTACCTGCAAACCGAAGAAGCACGCAAAGCCGTACAGACCCAAGTGGTTGCCAACATATCAGAAGGTTACTATAACCTACTGATGCTAGATGCGCAATTAGGGATCGCCCGCCGCAACCTGCAACTGAATGATAGCACGCTGAACATCATCAAGCTACAGTTCAACGCCGGCCAGGTGACCTCATTGGCCGTACAACAGGCCGAGGCACAACAATTGGCCGCCGCCCGTTTGATCCCACAGTTTGAGCAGGACATAGCTGTTCAGGAAAATGCCTTAAGCATACTGGCCGGTAAGTTACCTGCGGGCATCGTGCGTAACAGCAGGCTTGATGCGGTACCACTGTCGCCAAGTTTGTCGGCCGGGTTACCATCGGCATTGTTAAGCCTGCGCCCTGACGTGCGCAGCGCCGAACTGGCCGTTGCACGTGCCAATGCTAATGTGGGCGTTAACAAAGCGGCCATGTATCCATCTTTCTCGATCACGGCTCAGGGTGGTGTGAACGCCTTTTTAGCCAGCAACTGGTTCACTTTACCGGCATCATTGTTCGGTGCCGTTACCGGGAGCCTTACCCAACCCCTTTTTCAGCGTAAAGAGTTAAGGACCCGCTACGAGATAGCCAAGGTTGACCGTGAACGTAGCATCATCCAATTCCGTCAGCAAGTGCTGGTAGCCGTTGGCGAAGTATCTGATGCGCTGGTACGTTTAGATAAGCTGAACCAACAACAGACCATTGCCGCTAACCGTGCAAAAACCTTGCGCCAGGCTACCGGTAATGCAGGCTTGCTGTTCAAAAATGGCATGGCTAATTACCTGGAGGTGATCACCGCGCAAAGCAACGTGTTGCAAAGCGAGCTGGAATTGGCCAGCATCAAAAAAGCGCAGTTAGATGCCACCGTTGACCTTTACCGGTCGGTAGGCGGCGGCTGGAGATAA
- a CDS encoding TetR/AcrR family transcriptional regulator translates to MASKDRILRLKEETRTKILDAALHIGRAEGWQAVSMRKIADIIEYTAPIIYEYFANKEAILMELTKKGYCILAKDMQAARDAHRLPEKQLEAMWLTYWNFAFAEKELYQLMFGIEVNCCVFENKVPEVEAPASMICNVIAEIMKKDLDNDEVCKRYYTFWSVVHGLISINLVRQSVPDGINEQVLKDTIGGIIRAMKD, encoded by the coding sequence ATGGCCAGTAAAGACAGGATACTCCGCTTAAAAGAAGAGACCAGGACCAAGATCCTGGATGCGGCGCTGCATATTGGCCGGGCCGAAGGCTGGCAGGCGGTAAGCATGCGTAAGATAGCCGACATTATTGAATACACTGCCCCGATCATATACGAGTATTTTGCCAATAAAGAGGCTATCCTGATGGAACTGACCAAAAAAGGATACTGCATTTTGGCTAAAGATATGCAGGCCGCACGTGATGCACATCGCCTGCCCGAAAAGCAACTGGAGGCCATGTGGCTCACCTATTGGAACTTCGCCTTTGCCGAAAAGGAGCTGTATCAGCTAATGTTCGGTATCGAGGTGAACTGTTGCGTATTTGAGAACAAGGTGCCCGAGGTTGAAGCTCCGGCCAGCATGATATGCAATGTGATCGCCGAGATCATGAAAAAAGACCTGGATAATGATGAGGTGTGCAAACGCTACTACACGTTTTGGTCAGTGGTACACGGCCTGATCTCAATCAATCTGGTACGCCAGAGCGTGCCTGATGGCATCAACGAGCAGGTACTTAAAGATACCATTGGTGGTATCATCAGAGCAATGAAGGACTAA
- a CDS encoding phosphocholine-specific phospholipase C: MTDTRREFIKKATLLTGSAGLFSVLPGSIQKALAIDADQGTTYLDAEHIVFLMQENRSFDHCYGTLQGVRGFDDPRAMRMPDLNTVWLQRNKRNETYIPFNLDIRNTKATWMHSLPHSWHDQVDAYNKGAMDGWLESKRSGNKDYGQMPLTMGYYDRKDIPFYYALADAFTVCDQNFCSSLTGTSSNRSYFWAGSIREEQHPGSKALVYNDQINFKDLTCITFPERLEEAGVSWKVYQNEVSIDTGLTGEQDDWLGNFTDNNLEFYKRYNVKLHKGHVEFVQKRIVELARELEELQKRPEDSKAAEKIKQASDELTQLKKEQADIAQRSFDQLSEREKNLHRRAFVTNANDPHYRELTTFTYHEGGEEKQVTIPKGNVLYQFRQDVNNGQLPTVSWLCAPSNFSDHPTSPWYGAWYVSEVLDILTRDPEVWKKTIFILNYDENDGYFDHVAPFVPPNTNKPESGKCSTGLDTSIEHATLDPNAAHNMAYERESPIGLGFRVPMVIASPWTRGGWVNSEVFDHTSCLRFLETFIAHKKGKAVKETNISDWRRTICGDLTSVFRPYNGEPISYPASLKLNDTVQRIHEARNKPLPDNYASLSDDEVIRANKDPRSLNIFPRQEKGMRRSCALPYELYATAELNGQKKDLTMTMRSGPKAGVPFNVMGYGLTEAAAPGAKGMRTWAFAIKPGDQLTYHWPLYSFEQGRYQLELSGPNGFWRSFSGNAHDPALHVEMVYTATGNAELKIINHSKDMPYEVDVVAKAYHTGDHTFTIAPGRQHVQVVDLQKSHHWYDLILKVSGYDDFGRGFAGRVETGKHGYTDPQIGA; encoded by the coding sequence ATGACCGATACCCGCCGCGAATTCATCAAAAAGGCCACCTTGCTTACCGGTTCTGCCGGCCTGTTCTCGGTTTTGCCGGGCTCCATACAAAAGGCTTTGGCGATCGATGCTGATCAGGGCACCACCTATCTGGATGCCGAACACATCGTGTTCCTGATGCAGGAGAACCGTTCTTTTGACCATTGCTATGGCACCTTGCAGGGCGTGCGCGGCTTTGATGATCCGCGGGCCATGCGCATGCCCGACCTGAACACCGTATGGCTGCAGCGCAATAAAAGGAACGAGACCTATATTCCTTTCAACCTAGATATCCGTAACACTAAGGCCACCTGGATGCACTCACTGCCGCACTCGTGGCATGATCAGGTGGATGCCTACAACAAAGGCGCTATGGACGGCTGGCTGGAAAGCAAGCGGTCGGGTAATAAAGATTATGGTCAGATGCCGCTTACCATGGGTTATTACGACCGTAAGGACATCCCATTCTACTATGCCCTGGCCGATGCCTTTACTGTATGTGACCAGAACTTTTGCTCCTCGCTGACCGGTACCAGTTCCAACCGATCTTATTTTTGGGCGGGCAGCATCAGGGAAGAACAGCATCCAGGTTCAAAGGCGTTGGTGTATAATGACCAGATCAATTTCAAGGACCTCACTTGCATCACTTTCCCCGAAAGGCTTGAGGAGGCAGGCGTATCATGGAAGGTATACCAGAACGAGGTGAGTATAGACACCGGCCTCACGGGCGAGCAGGATGATTGGCTGGGCAACTTTACCGATAATAACCTCGAGTTTTACAAACGATACAATGTCAAACTGCATAAAGGCCATGTGGAGTTCGTTCAAAAGCGCATCGTTGAATTAGCACGCGAACTGGAGGAACTTCAAAAGCGGCCGGAGGATTCCAAGGCCGCAGAAAAGATCAAACAAGCCAGTGATGAGCTGACCCAACTAAAAAAGGAACAGGCCGATATCGCACAACGCTCATTTGACCAGCTTAGCGAACGGGAAAAGAACCTGCACCGCCGCGCCTTTGTGACCAACGCGAACGATCCGCATTACCGCGAATTGACCACTTTCACTTACCACGAAGGTGGCGAGGAAAAGCAGGTGACCATTCCCAAGGGGAATGTGCTTTACCAGTTCAGGCAGGATGTGAACAACGGGCAATTACCTACCGTATCGTGGCTTTGTGCTCCGTCCAACTTTTCAGATCATCCCACTTCGCCGTGGTACGGCGCCTGGTACGTATCGGAGGTGCTGGACATATTGACACGCGATCCCGAGGTTTGGAAAAAGACCATTTTTATTTTGAATTACGATGAGAACGATGGCTACTTTGATCATGTGGCGCCGTTCGTTCCGCCAAACACGAACAAGCCTGAAAGCGGAAAATGCTCCACCGGTTTGGACACCAGTATTGAGCATGCGACCCTCGACCCCAACGCCGCGCACAACATGGCCTATGAACGGGAAAGTCCGATCGGTTTGGGGTTCAGGGTGCCTATGGTGATCGCATCGCCATGGACCCGCGGCGGTTGGGTCAATTCGGAAGTATTTGATCACACCTCATGCCTGCGTTTTTTAGAAACGTTCATCGCGCATAAAAAGGGGAAGGCCGTTAAAGAGACCAATATCAGCGACTGGCGCCGCACCATCTGCGGCGACCTAACCTCAGTATTCAGACCCTATAACGGCGAGCCGATCAGTTACCCGGCTTCCCTTAAACTGAATGATACGGTACAGCGCATACATGAGGCTCGTAACAAGCCGTTGCCGGATAATTATGCCTCATTAAGTGACGACGAGGTGATCAGAGCCAACAAAGACCCGCGATCACTCAACATCTTCCCCCGCCAGGAAAAGGGCATGCGCCGATCCTGTGCATTACCTTATGAACTATATGCTACTGCCGAACTGAACGGGCAAAAAAAAGATTTGACCATGACCATGCGGTCGGGCCCCAAGGCGGGCGTTCCGTTCAATGTAATGGGTTATGGACTGACCGAAGCCGCCGCTCCCGGTGCCAAAGGCATGCGCACCTGGGCCTTTGCCATTAAACCCGGCGACCAGTTGACCTACCATTGGCCCCTGTACAGCTTTGAGCAAGGCCGTTACCAGCTCGAGCTATCGGGCCCCAACGGCTTTTGGCGAAGCTTTAGCGGTAACGCGCATGACCCGGCCCTGCATGTCGAGATGGTGTACACAGCCACCGGTAATGCCGAACTGAAGATCATCAACCACAGCAAGGATATGCCTTACGAGGTGGATGTAGTGGCGAAAGCGTATCATACCGGTGATCATACGTTCACCATAGCGCCGGGCAGGCAGCATGTGCAGGTGGTGGATCTGCAAAAGAGCCATCATTGGTATGACCTTATATTAAAGGTGAGCGGGTACGACGATTTTGGCAGAGGCTTTGCGGGTCGGGTAGAGACCGGCAAGCACGGCTATACCGATCCACAGATCGGGGCTTGA
- a CDS encoding efflux RND transporter permease subunit: protein MFRKFIERPVLSTVISILLVIVGVLGLTKLPLQQFPDIAPPAVLVTAIYPGANAETVLRSVAPSLEESINGVENMSYMSSTASNDGSLAITVYFKQGTDPDQAAVNVQNRVAQATSQLPAEVVQQGITTTKQQNSLIGAIGLYTEDPKKYDQTFVANYAQINIVPELKRIPGIGSATIFGGVKDYSMRVWLNPGQMAAYNVTPAEVMGAIQDKNLEAAPGKFGERSNEAFEYIIKYKGKLTKPEDYGNIAIRANADGSVLRLKDVARVELGAYSYTSVSHLNGHDGVAIGMIQLAGSNANEIQIAVDKFLEKASKDFPAGIKYNQFYRTKTALDESISQVEHTLVEAFILVFIVVFIFLQDFRSTLIPAIAVPVAILGTFFFMNLFGFSINLLTLFALVLAIGIVVDDAIVVVEAVHAKMEHEHLSPKAATTSAMHEITGAIISITLVMAAVFLPVGFMTGSTGIFYRQFAFTMSIAIVISAVNALTLSPALAALFLKNHNGDQHSPEKTSFTQRFYAGFNKSFNSLTDRYVGGLTFLIRNKWLSMGMLALVTAVTVYMMRTTKSGFIPTEDQGFVAIAVSTPSGTSLDRTTKILNQAEADLRALPAARFVTAISGFNLLTNSSSPSAAVIFVLLKDNKERGEVKDINALQDVIRGKLGAITGGSFFVFSFPTVPGFSNVEALDLVLQDKTGGKLDKFSGVANNFIGKLMQKPAIAFAFTSFKADYPQLQLEVDDEKANQLGVNVKDILQTMQAYFGSVQASDFNRFGKYYRVIVQADVADKTDPTSVDRVFVKNKTGEMVPINTLVKLTRVYGSETASRYNLFNSIQVNAIPKPGFSSGDAIKAIQEVAQEELPSGYAFEFSGQTREEIASGGQSTVIFILCLVFVYFLLSAQYESYILPFAILLSIPTGLFGVFAAIGLAGIENNIYVQVALIMLIGLLAKNAILIVEFALQRRRNREGLVAAALEGARSRLRPIIMTSLAFIVGLIPMTYATGPSAQGNHSISIGAAGGMITGVVLGVLIIPVLFVIFQHLQERVSGVPVYVKPNEGHGHHVEKHEELNA, encoded by the coding sequence ATGTTCAGAAAATTCATAGAAAGACCCGTATTATCCACCGTTATCTCCATTTTATTGGTGATCGTGGGTGTGCTGGGTCTTACCAAACTGCCCTTGCAGCAGTTCCCTGATATAGCGCCTCCGGCCGTATTGGTAACGGCCATCTATCCGGGTGCTAACGCCGAGACCGTATTGCGCTCAGTAGCGCCATCGCTCGAAGAATCGATCAACGGTGTGGAGAATATGAGCTACATGAGCTCTACCGCCAGTAACGATGGTTCATTGGCCATTACCGTATACTTCAAACAAGGCACCGACCCCGATCAGGCCGCCGTTAACGTGCAGAACCGTGTGGCACAAGCCACCAGCCAGCTGCCTGCCGAGGTGGTACAACAAGGTATCACCACCACCAAACAGCAAAACAGCTTGATCGGTGCGATAGGCCTCTATACCGAAGACCCTAAAAAGTACGACCAGACCTTTGTGGCCAACTATGCTCAGATCAACATCGTACCGGAGTTAAAACGTATACCGGGTATCGGCTCGGCCACTATATTTGGCGGTGTTAAGGATTACTCGATGCGGGTATGGCTTAACCCTGGTCAAATGGCAGCCTACAATGTTACCCCAGCCGAAGTGATGGGCGCCATACAGGACAAGAACCTGGAAGCTGCTCCCGGTAAATTCGGTGAGCGCAGCAATGAGGCCTTCGAGTATATCATTAAATATAAAGGTAAACTGACCAAGCCTGAGGATTATGGCAATATCGCCATCCGTGCCAACGCTGATGGTTCGGTACTGCGTTTGAAAGATGTGGCCCGCGTTGAGCTGGGTGCCTATTCATACACCAGCGTATCGCACTTGAACGGTCATGACGGTGTGGCCATTGGTATGATCCAACTGGCCGGCTCCAATGCCAACGAGATCCAGATCGCGGTAGATAAGTTCCTGGAGAAAGCCTCTAAGGACTTCCCGGCCGGCATCAAATACAATCAGTTCTATCGTACTAAAACAGCTCTGGACGAATCCATCAGCCAGGTTGAACACACCTTGGTGGAGGCCTTTATATTGGTGTTCATCGTGGTGTTCATCTTCCTGCAAGACTTCCGTTCAACGCTGATCCCGGCCATTGCAGTACCGGTAGCTATATTGGGTACGTTCTTTTTCATGAACCTGTTCGGGTTCTCGATCAACTTGCTTACCCTGTTCGCACTGGTACTGGCCATCGGTATCGTGGTGGATGATGCCATTGTGGTGGTGGAGGCCGTGCACGCCAAAATGGAGCACGAGCACCTGTCACCTAAAGCGGCCACCACATCGGCCATGCACGAGATCACCGGCGCGATCATCTCTATTACCCTTGTAATGGCCGCGGTGTTCCTGCCGGTAGGTTTCATGACCGGTTCCACCGGTATATTCTACCGTCAGTTCGCGTTCACCATGTCTATCGCGATCGTGATATCTGCTGTTAACGCCTTGACCCTGAGTCCTGCGCTGGCCGCATTGTTCCTCAAGAACCATAACGGCGATCAGCATAGCCCCGAAAAGACAAGCTTCACTCAGCGTTTCTACGCAGGCTTTAACAAGAGCTTTAACTCACTGACCGATCGTTATGTGGGAGGCCTTACCTTCCTGATCAGGAACAAATGGTTAAGCATGGGTATGTTGGCGTTGGTAACTGCAGTGACCGTTTACATGATGCGCACGACCAAGTCGGGCTTTATCCCTACCGAGGATCAGGGCTTCGTAGCCATCGCGGTGTCTACCCCATCGGGTACCTCATTGGATCGTACCACCAAAATACTGAACCAGGCCGAGGCCGACCTGCGCGCCCTGCCAGCTGCACGTTTCGTTACCGCTATATCCGGTTTCAACCTGTTGACCAACTCAAGCAGTCCATCGGCGGCGGTGATATTCGTACTGTTGAAAGATAACAAAGAGCGTGGTGAGGTGAAGGACATCAATGCCTTGCAGGACGTGATCCGCGGCAAGCTGGGTGCCATTACCGGCGGTAGCTTCTTCGTGTTCAGTTTCCCTACTGTACCGGGCTTCAGTAACGTAGAGGCACTTGACCTGGTATTGCAGGACAAGACCGGCGGCAAGCTGGATAAATTTAGTGGAGTGGCCAATAACTTTATTGGCAAACTGATGCAAAAACCGGCCATCGCCTTTGCCTTTACCTCTTTCAAGGCCGACTACCCTCAATTACAACTGGAGGTGGACGATGAGAAAGCCAACCAGTTGGGCGTGAATGTGAAAGACATTTTACAGACCATGCAAGCCTACTTCGGTAGCGTCCAGGCCTCTGACTTCAATCGCTTTGGTAAGTACTACCGCGTGATCGTACAGGCCGACGTTGCCGACAAGACCGACCCTACATCTGTCGACCGCGTGTTCGTGAAAAACAAAACAGGCGAAATGGTGCCGATCAATACCCTGGTGAAACTCACCCGTGTGTATGGCTCCGAGACCGCTTCGCGCTATAACCTGTTCAACTCGATCCAGGTCAATGCGATCCCTAAACCGGGCTTCAGCTCGGGTGATGCCATCAAGGCCATCCAGGAAGTAGCTCAGGAAGAACTACCATCAGGCTATGCGTTCGAATTCTCGGGTCAGACCCGTGAAGAGATCGCTTCTGGCGGACAATCGACCGTGATCTTCATTCTGTGTCTGGTGTTCGTGTACTTCCTACTATCGGCACAGTACGAAAGTTATATCCTGCCATTCGCCATCCTATTGTCGATCCCTACCGGTCTGTTCGGTGTGTTCGCGGCAATTGGTCTGGCCGGTATCGAGAACAACATTTACGTACAGGTAGCGCTAATCATGCTCATCGGTCTGTTGGCTAAAAATGCGATCCTGATCGTGGAGTTCGCGCTCCAACGTCGCCGCAACCGCGAAGGCCTGGTGGCTGCCGCACTGGAAGGTGCACGGTCACGCTTACGCCCGATCATCATGACCTCGCTTGCCTTTATCGTAGGTTTGATCCCGATGACATACGCCACCGGTCCATCGGCCCAGGGTAACCACTCGATCAGTATAGGCGCTGCGGGCGGTATGATCACCGGAGTAGTGTTGGGTGTGTTGATCATACCGGTATTATTCGTGATCTTCCAACACCTTCAAGAACGCGTAAGCGGTGTGCCGGTGTATGTGAAACCTAATGAAGGCCACGGCCACCACGTGGAAAAACACGAGGAACTGAACGCGTAA
- a CDS encoding LruC domain-containing protein, producing the protein MKRKLTPLLLAGVVAFSACKKDNNSSGGEVPTAANKIAPDGFNFNTTKNVTLNLSLKTNNDQPLAGIVVSVALPTGDAIFKGVTNSSGVLQGTVTVPTSATKLIIDPAYVGVIRNAEANISSSNTVNVTLGGKDGYSGDVVAAAINSSASGSGSSKQTQGLLATDYAYPGSYTASTAFVNTTTYPRNLGRPVYLEATPDVVDASLLSYINASLPEGSKVQNTHPEYLASTATSTINVTKASDVYVTFVSEGAGYQSTLAYYTYKTGFPPVFTATGTLLGGIDKITYVFPNASAYGSGGGLKAGDKVKLGNFEAGTSIAFVLMQNAWTGSGVSTSAQKFSSDAGFNPESTASLRKHTVTLYDDVHKLFITGFEDCNRQNASANVNGYTSDEDFNDLVFYTTSSVASAISEDGVPVVDKGGDTDGDGVQDEQDAFPNDATRAYISYYPSASTYANIAFEDNWPKKGDYDLNDLVVSYRYTFTSNASNQVVDMKGDYTVAASGASFHNGFGVQLPVAASAVKSVTGQKQISNYISFASNGVEAGQTKAVIVPFDNHEALIKNPDGAYFINVLSTKDKVTSTTASVMVTFNSPIAASTLQPSAFNPFLISNLRRGYEIHLPGFAPTDKVDTKLFGTDDDASVSTSGKYYISSENWPWAIGFQGTYNYPFELQPVNEAYLHFGEWASSGGTTFTDWYSNTASGYRNTSKIYNK; encoded by the coding sequence ATGAAAAGAAAACTTACCCCTCTGTTATTAGCCGGCGTGGTAGCATTTTCGGCTTGTAAAAAGGACAACAACTCATCAGGAGGAGAAGTGCCTACAGCAGCCAATAAGATCGCTCCCGATGGCTTCAACTTCAACACCACCAAGAACGTAACACTCAACCTGTCGCTTAAGACCAACAACGATCAGCCGTTGGCCGGTATCGTGGTTAGCGTGGCCCTTCCAACAGGCGATGCCATTTTTAAAGGCGTGACCAACAGCAGTGGTGTTTTACAAGGCACGGTCACTGTACCCACCTCAGCTACCAAACTCATCATTGACCCTGCTTATGTGGGTGTGATCCGCAATGCAGAGGCCAACATCTCATCAAGCAATACCGTTAACGTTACCTTAGGTGGCAAGGACGGGTACTCGGGCGATGTTGTGGCAGCAGCCATCAACAGTTCGGCTTCAGGCAGCGGCTCGTCAAAACAAACTCAAGGTTTGCTGGCTACCGATTATGCTTACCCGGGGTCTTACACCGCTTCTACAGCGTTCGTTAACACCACCACTTATCCAAGGAACTTAGGCCGTCCGGTATACTTGGAGGCTACTCCTGATGTGGTAGATGCGTCGTTACTTTCGTACATCAACGCCTCACTGCCTGAAGGCAGCAAGGTACAGAACACTCACCCTGAGTACCTGGCCAGCACAGCCACCTCTACTATCAACGTGACCAAGGCATCTGACGTATACGTTACATTCGTGTCAGAAGGTGCCGGTTACCAAAGCACATTGGCTTACTATACCTACAAGACCGGTTTCCCACCAGTGTTTACCGCAACAGGTACTTTGCTGGGCGGTATCGATAAGATCACTTATGTGTTCCCTAATGCTTCGGCATACGGTTCCGGCGGCGGCTTAAAGGCCGGCGATAAAGTGAAATTGGGCAACTTCGAGGCAGGTACTTCTATCGCGTTCGTGTTAATGCAGAATGCCTGGACCGGTAGCGGCGTAAGCACCAGCGCTCAAAAGTTCTCTTCGGATGCTGGTTTCAACCCTGAGAGCACTGCTTCTTTGAGAAAACACACCGTGACCTTGTATGACGATGTACACAAACTATTCATCACCGGCTTTGAAGACTGCAACCGTCAGAACGCAAGCGCCAACGTGAACGGTTATACATCTGACGAAGACTTTAACGACCTGGTGTTCTATACCACTTCATCAGTAGCAAGCGCTATCTCTGAAGACGGTGTACCTGTGGTTGACAAAGGTGGCGACACCGACGGCGACGGCGTACAGGACGAGCAAGATGCTTTCCCTAATGATGCGACGCGCGCTTACATCAGCTATTACCCATCAGCAAGCACTTATGCCAACATCGCATTTGAGGATAACTGGCCTAAAAAAGGCGACTATGATCTGAATGACCTCGTAGTAAGCTACCGTTATACTTTCACCAGCAACGCAAGCAACCAGGTAGTGGATATGAAAGGTGATTATACCGTGGCCGCTTCTGGTGCATCGTTCCACAACGGTTTTGGTGTGCAGTTACCGGTAGCTGCTTCGGCGGTTAAGTCGGTGACCGGTCAAAAACAGATCAGCAATTACATCAGCTTTGCCAGCAACGGCGTTGAAGCCGGACAGACCAAAGCGGTGATCGTTCCTTTTGATAACCACGAGGCGCTGATCAAGAACCCTGACGGTGCTTACTTTATCAACGTATTATCAACAAAAGATAAAGTGACCAGTACTACTGCCAGCGTAATGGTGACCTTCAATTCACCTATTGCAGCCTCTACTTTGCAACCATCAGCGTTCAATCCATTCCTGATCAGCAACCTGCGCCGCGGTTATGAGATCCACCTGCCGGGTTTTGCACCGACCGACAAGGTAGATACCAAGTTATTCGGTACTGATGATGACGCCTCTGTATCTACCAGCGGTAAATACTACATCTCATCAGAGAACTGGCCTTGGGCGATCGGCTTCCAGGGTACCTACAACTATCCGTTCGAGTTACAACCGGTTAATGAAGCTTACCTGCACTTTGGCGAATGGGCCTCATCAGGTGGTACCACTTTTACCGACTGGTATAGCAACACTGCATCGGGTTACCGTAACACCTCAAAGATCTATAATAAATAG